The sequence below is a genomic window from Paroedura picta isolate Pp20150507F chromosome 12, Ppicta_v3.0, whole genome shotgun sequence.
GAATCGTGCCAGCACATTCTCCTCTGGTTCTTGCACACAGAAGTACCACGATTCTAACCCAACATTACCTTCTTTCTCCCTACAAGGAAGAAAGCCAATGTATAGGCCCACAGATAACAATGAAAATAGTATTGATAGGCCAGGCAAGTCCGATTCCATTGGCTTTCGGAAACTGAGCAGGgccaatcctggctagtattgggatgggagacgtCCACGGATTTGGGTGGTTATCATGAGGAGgaaacaggcagtggcaaaccacatctgaacatcccttgcctggctgccagacagagaTCTCCTGGCTGCATGACACACTCCATAcgataaatcaggggtagtcaaactgcggccctccagatgtccatggactacaattcccaggagcccctgccagcgaacgctggcaggggctcatgggaattgtagtccacggacatctggagggccgcagtttgactccccctgcgataaatgaataaatgacatTGAGAATTGCCTTGGTCTTATTTGATGCCATTTCCAGCGCGAAGCAGGTAGGAATGATAATCTGACATCCTTCCCCGGTGCAGGCCTTAATTATTGAATTGTCCATTGCAAAACATTACAACAATTTAGGGCTGCGATGATCCATGCCGTGTGGTTGCAATTCTCACagctttctctcctcccttctccccccagcccttgTGTCCGAAGGAGCTCTGGCATTTTGTACATCAGTGTTACGGTACCGAACTAGGGCTCACAAGCGACGACGAAGACTATGTGCCTCCTGATGACGATTTCAACACAATGGGGTAAGCCGAGAGGCCTGGAAGTgatgggaggaaggagagggggcatCGTCCGAGcagggaattggggtcactgtgggcgggtgggcaggtagctgtgagtgtccggcattgtgcagggggtcggactagatgaccctggaggaccctcccaactctatgttCCTGCGAttctacatgcagacagctgggtaaccttggaccagtcacagttccctcagagctctctcagactctcctccctggcagggtgcccgttgtggggagaggcagggaaaggttgcttgtaagtcactttgggactccttcgggtagggaaaagtacaaaaaaacccagctttttcttcttcctcttttctttctgcctttcacTTTTCCTGGCATCATTTTCTCTTCccgtgactcttgtcttctcatcccCTGGACCTTTGGTCAATGAGCATGTACAGGTCAGCTACAGTTGGGAGGGGTCTTCCAGAGAGAGGCTAGCACATTCGCCATCTCCAGGCTCAATTGGCGCCGTCTGAAATGTTccaattgtaagccgtgacttctttgggtagtaaaaagttccagctcttcaagttGTTCCAAGTGCAGCAGGCTTTGGGGCTCCTCGTGCTTTCCAAAATGAGCCACAGGCTGGCCTGACGTACCTGAAGCTGAGCGTATGCTTATCATGATGTACGAATTTACGGAGCATTCTTTAAACGGGCTAGAGGCCATCTGGGTAGCAGAGAAGTTACCTGGTGAGAAAGACGAAGGAATTGCCCAAACACCAACGTTGCCCTCCTGGTCATTTCTTCAGCCCTGGGGTGGATCATTCTTTCTCCCAAGTTCATTCATTCTTCCGGGTAGGGAGTTGCTCAAACCTTCATGGATTCTGTTTGCTCTTTTAGCTACTGTGAAGAGATCCCGGTGGAAGAAAATGAGGTCAATGACAGCTCCTCCAAAAGCAGCATGGAAGTCAAACCGGAGGCCAGCCCCAGTCCTCAGCTCCCCAAGAAGTCGGTTACCACCAGCAGCACGTTGACGCCCACAGGAAGTACCGAAGCCCCAGTCCCAGTAGGTATTCCCCTCCTCCAATCACTGTTAGCATCAAAACCACCCGTTCTGGGTCAGGTCGTGCTCCCCTTGAAGGGACAGGGGTGCTCTTGGACCCAGGCCCAGCGCTGGGTAAGCAGGCAGCAGCTAGGAGTGCCTTTGACTGGCTAGCCTGCTGTGGCCTCTCCTGAGCCGAAATGATCCATCCCCTTTGGTGACATCTAGATTATGTGATGACCATTGTCGGCTCTCTCCTAGTATGAAGGGATCGTTCCCGAGGAACAGGAGGTTGTGGACATCCCCGTAGAGAAGGAGCTGACGATTGCAAACATCATTGGAGACAAGATAGAGATCATCGCGCCCGTGAATTCCCCTTCCCTGGATTTCAACGACAACGAGGACATTCCGACTGAACTCAGCGACTCCTCGGAGACGCATGACGAGGGTGCGCCCAGGGGCACTGTGGCAAAGCTGGGTGTTCTTTTAGAGGTTATGCTAACCTTGTATTGCGTGCTGTGAGAGTCAATGAATAAAGGATCAGAATTCCATGTTCCGATGGTCATGGGTCACTCCGTCGTGACCTTCAGCGCCGTGTTTGGCGCCCCATCTGACCATCGTCCTTTCCATTTTAAGACTCACTACCGTGTACGGCTGATTTCCGGCTGAATTGCATTTGGAATCTAGagtagggatagtcaacctgtagtcctccagatgttcatggactacatgttcatggactacaattcccatgagcatttgctggcaggggctcatgggaattgtagtccatgaacatctggaggaccacaagttgactgcccctgatctagagcatcaTGAGATGAATGGGTGTGGTTTCTGTGCAAAACCAAATAAGGGAAACCCAAACCCAACCTAACCTGAAAAGttgggaacccaaaggttgagctgccaGAAGCATCTTTAGGTCATGAGCCACATCCATGTCCTGCACAGAAGGTCTTTCAAGGTCTTTCCAGATGAGAAAGGCCAGTATCTGATGAACCAAGATATTTACGAGGTGGTTACAGTTCAAACTACAAGTCGGGCTGATCCAAGccaaaagatttcttttttcattCAACCTTTTGCGGTCCCAGATCACCCGCACATAGAAAAATCACACTGGGAAACCTCTGATCAAGCAATTATTCCAAGGACAACTCGGCAAGCTAGATCACTTTCACGTTGGGCCTGGCTTTACAAATTTATTTCTGGAAGAGTTTGCGGAAAGACCGAGTCAGCGTACCTTTTCCACCGGTAGCAGTCCATCTGAGCCTTAATTAGTACATCCATCTGCTTAAAACCAGCAACAACCCTGCAGTGTAATCTCTGCTTCCTCCTGCAGGGGAAGTTCAGGCCTTTTATGAAGACCTGAACGGTCGGCAGTACATGAACGAGGTGTTCAACTTCAGCGTGGACAAGCTGTACGACCTCCTATTCACGGACTCTCAGTTCCTAAGGGACTTCATGGAGCAGCGGAGATTCTCGGGTGAGTTTGGTGCTCTTCACTTCTGTTGCCTTTCGATCCATATTTATTTCTACTTTAAGTAGGCTCGGGGAGGTGAATGGCGAATACCCACATTGCAGTCATCGGAAAAGCACCAAGATTTCAAAATCTAACATCATAATTCTGCTGCCATCCTGTTTAATACTGTGGTGGGAGCATCTCCTGAGGCGTGTGTGTGGGTTGGGGGACCAGCATAACCAGGAGGGACCTGAGATGGGGGAGGCGGAGGGAGACCCATAGTTATCTCCCcatcatcctggcctcaacccatagatctggtggaaaaGTACCATTTTAAGGCCTGGTGGAATTTTGTTAGTTCCATCAAGGCCCGGGACTCAACTGgtaacttgttccaccaggtgggagccaaagCTGAGAATACTCTAGTTAAAGCCAGGTGGATTTATCTTGGGCCAGGATCACCAACAGGTTGGTATTTGTGTAAGGCTGTCCAGGGGACAtcctgggagaggtggtcccatagaGACTCAGGGCCCAGACGTAAAGGTTTAGCTAAAGGCACATATCTGCACTACGAATATTCATATGAAGACATTTGTCTTGGACTAGCAAGGGAGAATCGGTACTGTGGTTCAGTGGCTTCGTAAAACTCTAGTTCCAGTCTGTTTCTCTGCGTTGCCTTAGgcgggaaaaaagggggggggatcatttccCATCTTTCTTTTACGTGGCAAGGGATCCCTGCTTCACAATAGACCCCTCTATTTGGGCTGCcagctggggtagaggtggaagTTATTGGCTGCCTCCAGCCCTGATGCCAGCCCTGGGAATACATTCCCTGCCGCCCCCTGCTTTGCTCAACAGCATAAAAATCGTTCCAGAGGGGAGCCATGTCAGTTTGCAGCAGAAGAGCGGAATTTGAATCCAGGACCCCCttcgagaccaacaagattcAGCAGTGGGGTATGACCTTCCGTGAGTCCCGACTCTGGCAATTAgactctcgaaagctcatccccccccccccaacttttgtCCGTCTCTACTCCTGGACTGAAATCTAACTGCTCATTAGCATGCCTTTTTCTCCCAGTGACTGTTTCCATGTCTGGAGTGCAGCCAGGGGATCCGACGATGGTCTGGCAGCCCAAAGTTCTCTCTTTAGCGTTATCCCGGATGTGCCACGAGAAGGCGAGCCGGAATGTTATATTATTAGCCGTTTCCCTTCATGCAAAGTGTCACTACCAGAACAAATTCAAATAATTGTAGGCAGATCCTATTTAGAAAAAAGGGAGATGCgaaggcttagagcaggggtagtcaaactgcggccctccagatgcccatggactacaattcccaggagccccctgccagcattcgctggcagggggcttctgggaattgtagtccatgggcatctggagggccgcagtttgactacccccggcttAGAGAATTAAGACCAGCAGGCAGCATCCAGAGCTGTCGCAACAATATCTTTTGCTAGGAAATCAAAATGGTCACTCTTCACGGGCATATCTTTTGTTGCCCATTCTAAAATatggccttttctttttttaaagaaccagctggctgtaatggttaagagtggcagcctcaaatcaggagagccaggtttgatgccccactcctcctccacatgcagccagttgggtgaccttggcataCTCAcggtcctgctagagctgttctcacagagcagtcctgtcagagctctctcagccccacctacctcacaggtgcctgtagtggggagaggaagggaaggcgagtgtaagccgcttggagactccctcgggcagtgaaaagtggagtataaaaactaaATCTTCTTCTTTTATACATAGCCTGGGTATCATcagtggccgccattttgttccTCTATGCACCCTGGGTACCATGTTGTGATTTCCAGCTTGTGTTTCTCTGCCACTTCGTTCTGCAATAAAAATCAGCATCGCCACCTTTATGTTCCTGTGTGCAGCTCttgtcatatgataaataaattataatcaGCCAacgatgttctctctctctctctcctcagatATCATCTTTCATCcgtggaagaaggaagaaactgGAAACCAGAGCCGGGTAATTCTCTACACCATCACCCTCACCAACCCTCTGGCCCCCAAAACTGCCACCGTCACGGAGACTCAGGTGCGTCTGCCAAAGGCCGaatcctccccctgcccttccccactGACCCAGTGTGCGGCTCAGCCCCTTTAGCCACGGATGCCCTCCCACGCGAATCCCGTCACGGCCTTTCCCTGGGCAGGCTGACCCCTGTCTTGCTGTCTCTCTGCTCCCCCAGACCATGTACAAGGCCAGCCAGGAGAGCGAGTGCTACGTGATCGACGCAGAGGTGCTGACGCACGACGTCCCCTACCACGATTACTTCTACACGATTAATCGTTACACGTTGACGCGGGTCTCCAGGAACAAGTGCCGACTCAGGTGGGCCGGCCGGACCGCGTGGCGTTGGCGACGAAGGAgggcgggagttaatttttacGTGTGTTAATAAACCGGAGGGAGACAATCTCTAcaattgggaagggggaaaggaaccaCGGCCTCGGGAGAGACCCAGTTTCTCCCTCCCTGTGCCTGGCCTTTTATTCTTCGCTTTTTGTACCCTCCAATCTCCCGGAAACGCATGTGTGTAAAGTTGCCTTCAAGTCATTGCTGAGTTACAGCAAGGGATGAACAAACATGGTTTGCCATTTGTTGCCTCTGCCTAGAGATCCTGGCTGTCctgggtggtcttccatccaaatattgaccaaggTTGACCAGGGCTGCGGTTGTGATCGGCCTTGCCTGGGCCATTCTGGACAGGGCTAGAAATAAGAAAAACCCCAAAGAGGACAATGTTACACAAAAGCACAAACCTCACCAATCAGTAGTTTGGACCTAAAAGGTGAGGTGTCCACAAACTATAAATATTCAAATTATATTCACATAATTATTCCGTGCATGCATGAAGACCCATTTTGGGGACAAAACATTTTAGCATTGTAGATTTAGCATTATGTGGCGCATGTTTTGTGATTTCAGAGATTacggcagactttctcaacttttttcctgtcgagaaaccccagaagtgacgtaaTTGGTCAGaatggggttgggaagcatagctgtggacacgcccacccagggccccttccaggcgcatcattggccattttgggaggggtgggcgggtcaacatgaccgtatatggtcatatcactaataaatgtttaacaaatttaaaaatatatatcaaattatatataaaaactcccaccccttcaagaaaaccctacatttttaacttttaaatgtTATAGTTAACTTTATAAATTGTGCATAACAAATGTAAATGCGATTTGAATATTTATATTTCGGGGACACTTAACCTTTGATGCACCGTTTCAAATTAACAAGAGGTGTTGGGGTGTGACGGCGGTTGAGGGTGGGGCAGTTCTGGGGCTCCGGGAGAAAGACCGACGTCCCTGTTCTTTCTAGGGTTTCTACGGAATTACGATACAGGAAGCAGCCGTGGGGGCTGGTGAAATCCTTCATCGAGAAGAACTTCTGGAGCGGCCTGGATGATTATTTCCGCCACTTAGGTGAGAGCCGTGTGCCCCGGGCTGTTTTTGACTGTGTTTGACTGAATAGATATTGCCATCGTCAGCTGGTTCTCATACAGCAGAGCTGtcggggctctcccagccccacctccctcacagggaaaggaaagggaaggtgattggaagctgctttgagactccttcgggtagagaaaagtggcatataactcttcttcttcagtaatatcagggctctctcagcctcacccacctcacagggggtctgttgtggggggaggaaagggaaggtgattggaagctgctttgagactccttcgggtagagaaaagcggcatataagagccaactcttcttcatctttagtgatatcagagctctctcagcctcacctccctcacagggtgtctgttgtggggagaggaagggaaggcgatggtaagccgtttggagacttctttgggcagtgaataacggggtataaaaaccaactcttctattgaattattcattattttaaatatattgttaCCTGCTGTGAGCCCCCCTGGAAAGAGAGGGCTATGAATAAAACATTcttgttattaatattaatattattaatatgatcaagctagcctgagccatccggGTCAGAGTAGCTTTGCCTGCTTAACATCAAATCATTCTCTTCTCGTAGGTTTAGACCTATTATTTCAGTCCATTGTGGGGGAAATCAGTTTCCCCCTGCTGTGATTTATTTATAAAGGGAATAGTCCCCTTTATTTGTTTTCTCTAAAACATTTAGGTGCTGCCTTGTGACCCAAACAAGGTTCCCAAGGTGGGGAATGTAAAAACATTTGAACACTAAGACAGCATTtagaagaatatattaaaaagggGTCAAGCCCGTTGCTTTcgggaatacaacgggtgctagatttgggatgggtggggtagaagaactctgtggacagaactcttcccctccctccaggacctggaaaggctgcaggcagctgttagggaactcaccggcagaggcagctctcatgcagcagagacctgcagcctcagagggaaataaaaggaggagaaggtggtcaggtgggggacagaaggcaattggctggccgctagacacacaggcaagctggttggaggaggaggctctcaggggtgggacagccaccctgagtggcacttaagccatgagaccagctcctcccccaagcccttaccagaaatattaagtgaaacagatgatgaaagaaaaaaaaaccccaacccatATAAACCAACAACACCAAAACCAGTTATTGCCCAGAGGCCAAAGGGAACAACAGTGTCTTCATCCACTGGTGAAGGGCAGCACTAAAAAGAAACAggcaattatttatatatttatctgtCCGTCGTAAGGCGTGTGCACGCTGTTGCCAGGAGATTCTCTGAATGTAGGACTGGCTGGCAGCCAGGCGTGAGACCTTTgaagacctgggcctagtctgcacacataggatcatgcactttcaatgtgcgttggcagctggattttcctgtgcagaacaggaaatttacttctaaagggcactgaaagtgcattattgtgtGCAGAGTAGGCCCAGGTGTCCCATGGAgacctcccatccaaacaccagccAAGGCCGACCAGACACGCCTCCCTGGGAAGGCACTCCAAAGGCTTGGTGCCCCCACTGAGCGGTCCCCTTCTTGGGCTGCCGCTTGCCCTTATGCTGTGCTTCATTCCTTTATGTCCAAGACAAAGTCagtctcctcctctttcttcgcTGACTGTGGCTTCCTCCGGCAGAGAGCGAACTGACCAAAACGGAGAGCACATACCTAGCCGAGCTTCACCGACAATCCCCCAAagaaaaagcaagcaaacaatcCACGGTGCGCCGGAGGAAACGGCCCCACACGCACTTACGGGGGCCGCATCTGGAGGAAGTGCTGAGCCCCGTCACCACCCCCACAGACGAGGAGGCAGTAGGTCGAATCAAACGTGTGGCAGGTAGGGGGAGGCACCTGCGGGGACTGGGAATGGCTTCGTGGAGGGGTTgcggggagatggggggaggtctTTCTGGccctctttggggagggggcgggacacAGGTTTCTTGGAAGGTATTTGCAAAGTCAGAGAGTCGCTGATCTATAggaactaaagcaggggtagtcaaactgcggccctccgcatgtccatggactacaattcccatgagcccctgccagcgaatgcttgcaggggctcatgggaattgtagtccatggacatgcggagggccgcagtttgattacccctgccttaaaggattgCCTTCTTTCTCCTGCTAGTCCATTTTAGAACTTAAAGCGCAGGCCGCATTtacgggtagggttgccagctccaggttggaaaattcctggagattccaaGGGTGGCgcttgagaagggcagggttcAGGGCGAATAAAGATTCATTTGTTGACGTTCATGTTTCTGCTCTTTTCCAGGTTCCACACAAACACGGCACATCCCAGAGGAAAGTCCCAGCGGCTTCCACTTACAGAGCGTCTCCAAGCTGCTGCTCATTATCAGTTGTGTGTAAGTTATACTGTTCCCCCTTCggcctgtggggggtggggtgggtcatctttctgtctccctttgctttcttcctgcccccttgtgtgtgtctctttctctctctctctccatgactcccagcctcatttctCTTCCCGAATCTAGAAGGGCTTTTTGCAAGAAATTGCTAACCCTCGCCTGATGAAGAAGAATTCTCCCCGTGCATGTTTGGAATGGAGAAGACCCTactcagtgagaaagacagagatgctggggagagttgaaggcagcagggaaagcggGAGACACGGAATAGGATGGATGGACTCAGTCAAAGTAGCCATGGCCCTAGGAATGCCAGATGCCACGTGCCCCCTGGACAACAGCAAAGGATGGCCAGATCCAGGataggaaactcctgaagatttggggatggagccaggggaggacaggaCCTCAGAAGGGTTTCAGTACCATGGACTGtgcctctccaaatgtccatggactacaatgaccatgagcccctgccagcagagacacagtttggccagccctgccctggggggggggggtgggttggtTCCAGAAGAGGTCAGTCTGTTCATCCAGGCTGGTAGAAGAGTGTAACAGGGCAGGTTGGCAGAGAGAGTGGAGAAATGGGGCTGGGGGGCAGTATAGAAGAATACTGAGATAAATCCCGTCTGAAGTGCAGGAGGCAGAGATGAAGCAGCCAGAGTGAGTTCAGATTTGGGGTGGTTCGGAGGgggtttgctatttcctgcctttGTGTCATGACCGCCCTTCCAAGCACTAggcagggcccaccctgcttagcgtcCGAGCTCTGATGGGACCAGGGTTGCCTGGGCTGTCTAGGTCaagaagaaggtggtggtggtggttcttaaTAGCATGGcctgtgtgtagtatagccagaagATCCTAAGATGGTGTttggcagtcaggcaagagatgtttggagatggtttgccatttgccACTGAAAGCTGAGTTTTTCAGGACTCTGCCTTAACTCTGTTTGGTGATACGCACATTCCtcgccccatcaccaccaccactacgCTAGGGCACCCTCCAGTTAAGGCCACCCATGTTCTGGGTGTTCGCTTTCTCTTTGCAtgctcttttccccctccccaactctgTGCTCTGTGTCCTTTAGAAGACTTTCCCTGGCCGTTTCTCTTGGCTCTGGTGTGCTTctaaccttctcctcctccatctttTCTCTTCCCTGCACACATTAGGATTTGTTTCAGGTACTGTCTCCTTTTATTACCTTCCTTCTCGGCCAttggtctctttccctctctcttctgtctgtctgtctgtctgtctgtctgtctgtctgtctgtctcttctcTCTCCATTCCGGTTGGTGGGTTTGGTCCTTGACACCATCTGTCTGAATGCTGCTCACCTTCTTCTGGGCCACCCTTGTCTGTTGCTTTGTGGACTGAGCTCCCTTCCTACCTCGTTCTTTCTCTGCTTCACCAACAAAACCTTTTCTGCCCCCTTTACTGTTGCGATCCAATGAGGGTATGCCTAGCTTCTTCGTCTGCTTGTCATATTTTGAGATTCGCACATGGGCCCTTGCATCCGGTCCTGGGGCTGAGAAATGTCTCCAAAAGAAGGGAAGAGAGAACAGCAGACATgccaggagggggcagggagcagggcACGTAGTACCCCCCTCAAGCATTCAGGTGAAGGCCAGGACCATTCCTCCCTTGCCATCTTCTCATGGTTCATTTTTGGCACAAATGTGTTGTgacttgctgcttcccaagaatTGGGCTCAtttttcattttccttgcttgtaagttcctgtttcttcaggggacttctgttctgcacatgttcactccctctagtggttgattcgatATTACATCAATCTTTATGTCTGGCATATGTCTGCAGTTTGAAGAGAGCTATCGTGGACATAAACTAATGTAATCCTGAATTTACCACTAGGGGGagcagaaaagggggaggggggaaaacctcCCAAAGAAATAGGAAATGAGAAAGTGGGATAACCTTTGGTGCCTTTCGTTTAGGCAGGGTGAGCCAAGTAACCTGTTTTTGCATAAATAACAACTCAGAACGTTTCTCTGCTGATGTTTGTACACCCGTTTTGTTAtacagctagagcaggggtagtcaaactgcggccctccatggacatctggagggccgcagtttgactacccctgagctagagcatATTGGATTGTGAAGGTGTATTTGGACATGCCCCAAGACCTAGGACACTTGAGATCACTTTGGCGCGTTAAAAAAAGGACTCTGAGAGTCTGTCTGTCTTCAAGAAGTGTCCTCTTTCTTTTTGCCTCCTCAGTCTGGTGCTTTTGGTAATCCTCAACATGATGCTGTTCTACAAACTCTGGATGTTGGAATACACCACCCAGACTCTCACGGCATGGCAGGGCCTGCGATTACAGGAAAGGTAACCCCCTTCCACCTCCATGATTCTAAGCATTTGAAAATTAAGTGGGGCATGAATTTCTGTGTGCTTCAAACATGGATATCCCCAGTGAATATTTCGCGGGGCAAATTTAAATAACGTCATTTCCATGGCAACGGCCACCACAGTTGCTCCTACCCCTCTTTCTCACTTCGCTTATTAcattccctctcttctccccagccCTGTGTGCATACTTCCgcctctcgtggcagccattttgtagttggctcctcctcctatgacagccattttgtcattgcgccctctgtcagaattccagatgtaAAGGACCCCGAGGCACCGGCAGCTTTTCCAGAACTCCTCTCTGCTTCTCTGTCCTGTTAGGTTGCCCCAGTCGCAGACAGAATGGGCCCAGTTACTAGAGTCCCAGCAGA
It includes:
- the GRAMD1B gene encoding protein Aster-B isoform X9 encodes the protein MRDDSTASNSNRSTPACSPILRKRSRSPTLQDLPGDAMVEKGSDHSSDKSPSTPEQGVQRSCSSQSGRSGAKNSKKSQSWYNHERQQIRRVLSPTYKQRNEDFRKLFKQLPDTERLIVDYSCALQRDILLQGRLYLSENWICFYSNIFRWETLLTVRLKDICSMTKEKTARLIPNAIQVCTDTEKHFFTSFGARDRTYMMMFRLWQNALLEKPLCPKELWHFVHQCYGTELGLTSDDEDYVPPDDDFNTMGYCEEIPVEENEVNDSSSKSSMEVKPEASPSPQLPKKSVTTSSTLTPTGSTEAPVPYEGIVPEEQEVVDIPVEKELTIANIIGDKIEIIAPVNSPSLDFNDNEDIPTELSDSSETHDEGEVQAFYEDLNGRQYMNEVFNFSVDKLYDLLFTDSQFLRDFMEQRRFSDIIFHPWKKEETGNQSRVILYTITLTNPLAPKTATVTETQTMYKASQESECYVIDAEVLTHDVPYHDYFYTINRYTLTRVSRNKCRLRVSTELRYRKQPWGLVKSFIEKNFWSGLDDYFRHLESELTKTESTYLAELHRQSPKEKASKQSTVRRRKRPHTHLRGPHLEEVLSPVTTPTDEEAVGRIKRVAGSTQTRHIPEESPSGFHLQSVSKLLLIISCVLVLLVILNMMLFYKLWMLEYTTQTLTAWQGLRLQERLPQSQTEWAQLLESQQRYHDTELQKWREIIKSSVMLLDQMKDSLINLQNGIGSRDYRPEPDEKRKRFH
- the GRAMD1B gene encoding protein Aster-B isoform X5, yielding MPAANMTETLQLPALQVPEHQEVESGRAWSSSSTPTLRRRRFKMRRVKQVQEPSLETASSANKEFLQLPSIEITPSSDEDTPWSNCSTPSASPRRKRFLLRKWLSVREKKECSENSTASNSNRSTPACSPILRKRSRSPTLQDLPGDAMVEKGSDHSSDKSPSTPEQGVQRSCSSQSGRSGAKNSKKSQSWYNHERQQIRRVLSPTYKQRNEDFRKLFKQLPDTERLIVDYSCALQRDILLQGRLYLSENWICFYSNIFRWETLLTVRLKDICSMTKEKTARLIPNAIQVCTDTEKHFFTSFGARDRTYMMMFRLWQNALLEKPLCPKELWHFVHQCYGTELGLTSDDEDYVPPDDDFNTMGYCEEIPVEENEVNDSSSKSSMEVKPEASPSPQLPKKSVTTSSTLTPTGSTEAPVPYEGIVPEEQEVVDIPVEKELTIANIIGDKIEIIAPVNSPSLDFNDNEDIPTELSDSSETHDEGEVQAFYEDLNGRQYMNEVFNFSVDKLYDLLFTDSQFLRDFMEQRRFSDIIFHPWKKEETGNQSRVILYTITLTNPLAPKTATVTETQTMYKASQESECYVIDAEVLTHDVPYHDYFYTINRYTLTRVSRNKCRLRVSTELRYRKQPWGLVKSFIEKNFWSGLDDYFRHLESELTKTESTYLAELHRQSPKEKASKQSTVRRRKRPHTHLRGPHLEEVLSPVTTPTDEEAVGRIKRVAGSTQTRHIPEESPSGFHLQSVSKLLLIISCVLVLLVILNMMLFYKLWMLEYTTQTLTAWQGLRLQERLPQSQTEWAQLLESQQRYHDTELQKWREIIKSSVMLLDQMKDSLINLQNGIGSRDYRPEPDEKRKRFH
- the GRAMD1B gene encoding protein Aster-B isoform X4; its protein translation is MPAANMTETLQLPALQVPEHQEVESGRAWSSSSTPTLRRRRFKMRRVKQVQEPSLETASSANKEFLQLPSIEITPSSDEDTPWSNCSTPSASPRRKRFLLRKWLSVREKKECSENSSQQSSHDDDPSRFLSPRMRDDSTASNSNRSTPACSPILRKRSRSPTLQDLPGDAMVEKGSDHSSDKSPSTPEQGVQRSCSSQSGRSGAKNSKVLSPTYKQRNEDFRKLFKQLPDTERLIVDYSCALQRDILLQGRLYLSENWICFYSNIFRWETLLTVRLKDICSMTKEKTARLIPNAIQVCTDTEKHFFTSFGARDRTYMMMFRLWQNALLEKPLCPKELWHFVHQCYGTELGLTSDDEDYVPPDDDFNTMGYCEEIPVEENEVNDSSSKSSMEVKPEASPSPQLPKKSVTTSSTLTPTGSTEAPVPYEGIVPEEQEVVDIPVEKELTIANIIGDKIEIIAPVNSPSLDFNDNEDIPTELSDSSETHDEGEVQAFYEDLNGRQYMNEVFNFSVDKLYDLLFTDSQFLRDFMEQRRFSDIIFHPWKKEETGNQSRVILYTITLTNPLAPKTATVTETQTMYKASQESECYVIDAEVLTHDVPYHDYFYTINRYTLTRVSRNKCRLRVSTELRYRKQPWGLVKSFIEKNFWSGLDDYFRHLESELTKTESTYLAELHRQSPKEKASKQSTVRRRKRPHTHLRGPHLEEVLSPVTTPTDEEAVGRIKRVAGSTQTRHIPEESPSGFHLQSVSKLLLIISCVLVLLVILNMMLFYKLWMLEYTTQTLTAWQGLRLQERLPQSQTEWAQLLESQQRYHDTELQKWREIIKSSVMLLDQMKDSLINLQNGIGSRDYRPEPDEKRKRFH